The DNA region GTTCGCACGTGACGGTGCTCGGCAACCCGCTGACCGCCTCCGCCGTGTCCGCGCTGACCTCCCGGATCACCGCGGCGGGCGGCAACATCGACCGCGTCTTCCGGCTCGCCAAGTACCCGGTGACGGCGGTCGAGCTGGCCGTCTCCGGCGTGGCCACCGAGGAACTGCGGGCCGAGCTGGCCCAGGAGGCGGCCGCCCAGCGGGTGGACGTCGCGGTGGTGGCCGCCGGGCTGGAGCGCCGGGCCAAGCGCCTGATCGTGATGGACGTGGACTCCACGCTCATCCAGGACGAGGTGATCGAGCTGTTCGCCGCCCACGCGGGCTGCGAGGAGCAGGTGGCCGAGGTGACGGCGGCGGCGATGCGCGGCGAGCTGGACTTCGCCGAGTCGCTGCGGGCCCGGGTCGCCCTGCTGGCCGGGCTGGACGCCTCGGTGACCGAGAAGGTCCGCGCCGAGGTCCGGCTCACCCCGGGCGCCCGCACCCTGATCCGTACGCTGCAGCGCCTGGGCTTCCAGGTCGCGGTGGTCTCCGGCGGCTTCACCCAGGTCACCGACCACCTGGTGGACCTGCTGGGGCTGGACTTCGCGGCCGCCAACACCCTGGAGGTGGTGGACGGGAAGTTCACCGGCCGGGTGGTCGGCGAGATCGTGGACCGGGCCGGCAAGGCCCGCTGGCTGGCCCGGTTCGCCGAGCAGGCGAAGGTGCCGCTGGAGCAGACGGTGGCGATCGGCGACGGCGCCAACGACCTGGACATGCTGAACGCGGCCGGGCTCGGGGTGGCCTTCAACGCCAAGCCGGTGGTGCGCGAGGCCGCCGACACCGCGGTGAACGTGCCCTTCCTGGACACCGTGCTGTACCTGCTGGGCATCACCCGCGAGGAGGTCGAGGCGGCCGACGGCCTCTCGATCGAGTAGGTCCGAGCAGGTTCTGTGGAGGTACGTGAGGGGCGTGCGGATCGATCCGCACGCCCCTCATGCATGCCGGTCCCTCACGTGTGCTGTGGAAGTCAGTCCTGCGGCGTGTGGTACGAGACCAGCTCGGCCACCCCCGGCTCGACGCCCTTCCAGGAGCCGCTGAAGCTGAGCACCGCGATCGCCGCCGTCGGGAAGCCGCCCACGCGCAGCCGCTCCAGCGCGTCCGGGTCGCCGGCGTCCCCGGCCAGCACCTGGGTCAGGCCCAGCACGCCGGGGTTGTGGCCGACCAGCACCAGGTCCGCGTACTCCTCCGGGGTCTCATGGATGACGGTGATGATCTCGCCCGGGCTGGCCTCGTAGATCCGGTCCTCGTACACCGTCTTGCGCGGCCGCTTGGGCAGCTCGTGCGCCGCCAGCTTCCAGGTCTCGCGGGTGCGCAGGGCGGTGGAGCAGAGCACGAAGTCGGGGTTGATGCCGGAATCGGCCAGCCAGCGGCCGGCATCCGGGGCCTGGTGGCGGCCCCGGTCGGCCAGCGGCCGCTCATGGTCGTCCACGCCGTTGGGCCAGTCGGCCTTGGCGTGACGGAGAACGATGATCCTGCGGGGCGTGTCGGCGCTCATACCCAGCAAGCTTGGCAGAAAAGCGGCCCGGGGGCGCGACGCTCCCGGTCGCCGCTACTCCCCTGGTGGTCCTGGGGGCGAACGGTGTGAACGGGTCAGCCCAGCGAGGCGGCGACGGTGGCGATGATCGCCACCAGCACCACGATGGCGCCGAAGGCGAGGGCGATGCGGCCGAGCTGCTTGCGGCCGTCGGTGGGATTCGGGTCGAGAACGGGCATGTCGGGATTCTCCCACCCCGAACACACCCGTCCTCCGCCAGCCCCACCGCCTTGGTCCGGCCTTGACCTTCGGACCTTGGCCTTCAGGCTTGGCCTTCAGGCCTTGGGCCTTCTCGTCAGGCCTTGACCCGCTCGGCCGGGTGGACGGCCTCGTCCTCGATGTGCCGGGCCCGCGCGGCCCGCAGGCCGAGCAGCATCTGCGGCACCAGCAGCAGCGCCAGGAAGCCCAGCGGCCCGTACCACCGGCCGGTGGCCTGGTAGATCCACCCGACCAGGATCGGGCCCGGGATGGAGATCAGGTAGCCGACGCCCTGGGCGAAGACGGACAGCTGCGCCACCCCGCCCGCGGTCCGGGCGCGCAGCCCGATCATGGTCAGCACCAGCGGGAAGGCGCAGTTGGACAGCCCCACCAGCACCGCCCAGACCCACGGCGCCCCGGCCGGGGCGAACGCCAGACCGGCGTACCCGGCGATGCCGAAGGAGGCCAGCACGACCACGAACAGCCGCTGGTCGCCGCGCCGGGCGGCCAGGTTGGGCAGCACGAAGGAGACCGGCACGCCGATCACCATGGTGACCGCGAGCAGCGCCCCGGAGGTGCCCTTGTCGATGCCGGAGTCCTGGAAGATCTTGGACAGGAAGCCCATCACCACGTACGCGCCGGTGGCCTGGAGGCCGAAGAAGCCGGCCATCGCCCAGGCGGTGCGGCTGCGGGTGATCGGCAGCTTGGCGGGGGCGTCGGCACTCCCGGCGCGCTCGCCGCGCTCGCGCTTGGCGATCAGCACCGGCAGCCAGAGCACCAGGGCGAGCGCACCCAGGCCGGCCCAGACGCCCAGTCCGTAGCGCCAGTCGCCACCGAGGGCACTGGTCAGCGGCACGCTGACCAACGCGGCCAGGGCGGTGCCGGCGGACAGTGCCATGGAGTACAGGCCGATCATCGGACCGACCTTCTCCGGGAAGTACCGCTTGATCACCACCGGCAGCAGCACGTTGGAGACCGCCACACCGGCCAGCGCGAGCGCGGTGAGCAGCAGGAACACCGCGGTGCCGCCGGCGAAGGAGCGGGCCAGCACGCCCGCCGTGATGGCACCCATGCCGGCCGTGATCACCGCGATCGGGCCGATCCGGCGGGCCGCCGCGGGGGCGAGGAAGCCGAACAGCGCGAAGCACAGCGACGGCACGGCGGCGAGCAGTCCGGCCAGCGTCGAGCTCATCCCGAGGTCGGCGCGGACGGAGTCGAGCAGCGGCCCGAGGCTGGTGACCACGGGGCGCAGGTTGACGGCGGCGGCGGCGATCGCGAGGACGATCAGCCAGCCGGGGTACTTGGCGGAGGTGGAGGGCCGCTCGGTCTGCGGCCGGGCCTCGGTTCGGGGGGAGGTGGTGGTGTCTGCTGCGGGAGGCATGCACGCCATCATAGAATGATGGGATGAATTGACGCACCTTGGAATTGGCATGATGTGCCGACCGTTCATCCACCGGCCACCTCCCTCCAGGGGCCACCCACCCCGTAGTCGCAAGGAGTCCCCGTGGCGCTGTCCTCGCCGAGGCGCACCCCGCTGTCCGACCAGGTGATCGCGCAGCTGCGCGCCCAGATCACCTCCGGGGAGTGGCCCGTCGGCTCGCGCATCCCCACCGAGGCCGCCCTGGTCGAACAGCTGGGGGTGGCCCGCAACACCGTCCGCGAGGCCGTCCGCGCCCTCGCCCACAACGGGCTGCTCGACATCCGCCAGGGCTCCGGCACGTACGTGCTCGCCACCAGCGAGCTGGCCGGGGTGATGCACCGCCGCTTCGCCGACGCCGACCAGGCGCAGGTCGCCGAACTGCGGGCGGCGCTGGAGACCTCCGCGGCCGGACTGGCCGCGGCTCGCCGCACCGAGCGCGACCTCGGCCTGCTGGACGCCGCGCTCGACCGGCGCGAGGCCGCCTGGCGCTCCGGCGACGCCGAGGACTTCGTCCAGGCCGACGCCGCCTTCCACCACGCCGTGGTGGCCGCCGCCCACAACGACGTGCTGCTGGCCGTCTACTCCGACCTCGGTGAGGTCACCCGCGAGCACCTGCGCAACGACGTCGGCCCCGAGCTGATCGCCGAGCGCTACATCGGCCACGACACCATCCGGGACGCCATCCGGGACGGCGACGCCCAGCGCGCCTCGGTCGAGGCCGGCCGCGCCATCGGCGCCTGCGCGACCGCCGAGGCGTGACTCGCCCGCTCACCGGGAAACGCCGCTGCCCGGCACCCCCTCCACGGGGGTGCCGGGCAGCGGCGTGCTCAGCGGGTCAGGCGCCGATGGCGTGCAGACCGCCGTCCACGTGGACGATCTCGCCGGTGGTCTTCGGGAACCACTCGGACAGCAGCGCGACGATGGCGCGGCCGGCCGGCTCCGGGTCGCTCAGGTCCCACTTCAGCGGGGAGCGGTGGTTCCAGGTGTCGGCCAGGTCGCCGAAGCCCGGGATGGACTTGGCGGCCATCGAGCCGAGCGGACCGGCCGAGACCAGGTTGCAGCGGATGTCCCGCTCGCCCAGGTAGCGCGCCAGGTAGCGGTTGGTCGCCTCCAGCGCGGCCTTGGCCGGGCCCATCCAGTCGTACTGCGGCCAGGCGAACTGCGCGTCGAAGGTCAGGCCGACGACCGCGCCGCCGTCCTGCATCAGCGGCAGCAGCGCCATCGTCAGCGACTTCAGCGAGTACGCCGAGACGTGCATCGCGGTGGCCACGGACTCCCACGGGGTGTCCAGGAAGTTGCCGCCCAGCGCGTCCTGCGGCGCGAAGCCGATCGAGTGGACGATGCCGTCCAGGGTCGGCAGGGTCTCGCGGACCTGGTCGGCGATGCCGGCCAGCTGCTCCGGGTTGGAGACGTCCAGCTCGAGCACCTTGACCGGCTTCGGCAGCTTCTTGGCGATCCGCTCGGTCAGGCTCGGGCGCGGGAAGGCGGTGAGGATGATCTCCGCGCCCTGCTCCTGGGCGAGCTTGGCGGCGTGGAAGGCGATGGAGGACTCCATCAGCACGCCGGTGATCAGGATCCGCTTGCCCTCGAGGATTCCACTCATGATCAGTGACCCATGCCCAATCCGCCGTCGACGGGAATGACGGCTCCGGTGATGTACGCGGCCTCGTCCGACGAGAGGAACCGCACGGTGGAGGCGACCTCGGCGGGCGCCGCGTAGCGGCCCAGCGGCACGCCCGAGACGATCTCCGCACGGCGCTCGTCGCTGAGCACGGCGGTCATGTCGGTGTCGACGAAGCCGGGGGCGACCACGTTGACGGTGATGTTGCGCGGGCCGAGCTCGCGCGCCAGCGAACGGGCGAAGCCCACCAGGCCGGCCTTGGAGGCGGCGTAGTTGGCCTGGCCCGGCGAGCCGGAGAGGCCCACCACGGAGGAGATCAGCACCACGCGGCCCTTCTTGGCACGCATCATCAGCTTCGACGCGCGCTTGACCACCCGGAAGGTGCCGGTCAGGTTGGTGTCCACGACGGAGGTGAAGTCCTCCTCGGACATCCGCAGCAGCAGGGTGTCGTTGGTGATGCCCGCGTTGGCGACCAGCACCTCGACCGCGCCGTGCTTCTGCTCGATCTCGGTGAAGGCGGCGTCGACCTGCGCGGCGTCCGTGACGTCACAGCGCACCGCGAGCACGTCGAACTTGGCCAGCGCCTCCGGCACCTCGCCCGAGCGGCTGGTGATGGCCACCTTGTCGCCCGCTTCGGCGAAGGCCTGGGCGATCGCGAGGCCGATGCCCCGGTTTCCTCCGGTGACGAGAACCGAGCGGCTCAACGATCCACCTCTCTCCGTGTGTGAGCGCGTACGTCGGAATGCGTACGCGGTGTGACGCTATCGGGCGGTCGGCGGCGGCGGCCAATCGGGCTCCCACAGCGCCGCACCGGCGGAACTGTCGCAATCCGACAATCCGCACCCGCGGCACCGGACGCCTCCCGGCCGTCCCCCGCAGGCCGGAGCACCGCCGCGATCGGGGCGACTGTACGGGAACCACACGGGCGGGCGCGCCCGTTGCCCCCCTGGTGCGAACCGCCCCGGGGCCGGCCGTACCCTTCCCCGAAGAGTCCCGGCGAGGAAACGAAGGCAGGGCGCATGACCAAGGCACGGCCCGGGAGCACCCACCGGCGCGGACGACTGCTCGCCCTCACCACCCTGGCGGCGGGCCTGGGCGCGACCGCCTGGTCGCTGCGCGACCTGCCCGCGGCGTTCGGGCGCCGCCCGGACGGCGAGCGCGAGGAGCGGGTCCGCAACTCCCCGCAGTACCGCGACGGCGTGTTCCACAACGCTCCCTCGACCCTCGCCCGGGCCGACAGCACTCCGGACTTCGACCGCGACACCGTCCGCCGGATGCTGTTCCAGCGCGAGGGCCGCGTCCCGGCCCGTCCGGTGCCCACGGTACGCCCCGCCGCCGCGACCGGCCCGGCCGCCGAGGGCGTGGAGATCACCTGGTACGGGCACGCCTCCGCGCTGGTGGAGATCGAGGGCTCGCGCGTCCTGCTCGACCCGATCTGGAGCGACCGCTGCTCCCCCGCCGCCCACGTCGGCCCCAAGCGGCTGCACCCGGTGCCGGTCGAGTTGGAGGAGCTGCCGCCGGTCGACGCGGTGCTGATCTCGCACGACCACTACGACCACCTCGACATGGCCACCGTCAAGCGCCTGGTGCGCAGCCAGTCCGCGCCCTTCGCCGTGCCGCTCGGCATCGGCGGCCACCTGCGCCGCTGGGGCGTCCCCGAGCACCGGATCATCGAGCTGGACTGGGACGAGACCTGCACCCTGGGCGAGCTGGTGCTCACCCTCACCTCCGCCCACCACTTCTCCGGCCGCGGCCTGACCCGCAACACCACCCTGTGGGGCTCCTGGGTGATCGCCGGTCCCCGACGCAAGGTCTTCTACACCGGCGACTCCGGCTACTTCGAGGGCTACGCCCGGATCGGCGAGCAGCACGGCCCCTTCGACGCCGCACTGGTGCAGATCGGCGCCTACGACGCGGCCTGGGCGGACATCCACATGACCCCCGAGGACGCCGTCCTCGCCCACCGGGACCTCAGGGCCGGACTGCTGGTGCCGGTCCACTGGTGCACCTTCAACCTGGGCCTGCACCCGTGGTCCGAGCCGATCGAACGCCTGCTCAAGGAGGCCAAGGTCCAGGCCGTCCCGCTGGCCGTCCCGCGCCCCGGCGAGCGGGTCGACGTGGACAACCCGCCGGAGCTGGACGGCTGGTGGGAGGCCGTCGCCTGACGGCGCCGAGCACCCTGGCCGAAACCGCAACGCACCGGGCGAAATGCGCTGGCCGGAAAGCGGTGGACGGGAAATGATGCGGTGCGGGCGCCCTTGTGGCCCCGCACCGCAACCCTCCGCGACCTGGGAGCCCGATTGCCTCCGATCCCTCCGGCCGACCGCGCCGGCGCCGAGCCCGCTCGCGCCGTCGACCCGCTGTTTCTCGCCCTGCCACTGCGCACCCTCGCCGACGCCGCCCTCAGCCGGGCCCGTGAACTCGGCGCCACCCACGCCGACTTCCGCCTGGAGCGGGTCCGCAGCGCCGCCTGGCGGCTGCGCGACGCCCGCCCGGCCGGCACCTCCGACGGCGTGCAACTGGGCTTCGCCGTCCGGGTGCTGCTGGACGGCGCCTGGGGCTTCGCCGCCGGGGTGGACCTCACCCCCGAGGCCGTGGCGAAGGTCGCCGCCCAGGCCGCCGCGGTGGCCCGGCTCTCCGGCGGGATCAGCCGGGCGGCCGGCTCCACCGAGCGGGTCGAGCTGGCCGACGAGCCCGTCCATCGGGACGTCACCTGGGTCTCCGCGTACGAGGTCAACCCCTTCGACGTCCCGGACGCCGAGAAGTCCGCCCTGCTCGCCGAGCGCAGCTCCCGGCTGCTGGCCGCCCAGGGCGTCTCGCACGTCCGGGCCGCCCTGCTGACGGTGCAGGAGAACAAGTTCTACGCGGACACCGCGGGCACCATGACGACCCAGCAGCGGATCCGGCTCCACTCCGAGCTGGAGGCCACCTCGGTCGACGAGCGCACCGGCGCCTTCGACTCGATGACGACCCTGGCCCCTCCGGTGGGCCGCGGCTACGAGTACCTCACCGGCACCGGATGGGACTGGGACGCGGAGCTCGCCGAACTGCCCGTCCTGCTGGCCGAGAAGATGAAGGCCCCGAGCGTCAAGCCGGGCCGCTACGACCTGGTCATCGACCCGTCCAACCTCTGGCTGACCATCCACGAGTCGATCGGCCACGCCACCGAGCTGGACCGCGCACTCGGCTACGAGGCCGCCTACGCCGGCACCTCCTTCGCCACCTTCGACCAGCTCGGCACCCTCAGGTACGGCTCCGACCTGATGCACGTCACCGGCGACCGCACCGCCGAGCACGGCCTGTCCACCATCGGCTACGACGACGAGGGCGTCGCCACCCAGTCCTGGGACCTGATCCGGGACGGCGTCCTGGTCGGCTACCAACTCGACCGCAGCATGGCCAAGTTGAAGGGCTTCGAGCGTTCCAACGGCTGCGCCTTCGCGGACTCCCCGGCGCACGTCCCGGTCCAGCGGATGGCCAACGTCTCGCTCCAGCCCGCCGCCGACGGCCCGGACACCGAGGGCCTGTTCGCCGGGGTGGAGAACGGCCTGTACATCGTCGGCGACCGTTCGTGGTCGATCGACATGCAGCGCTACAACTTCCAGTTCACCGGCCAGCGCGCCTACGCCATCAAGAACGGCGAACTCGCGGGCCAGGTCAGGGACTTCGCCTACCAGGCCACCACCACCGACTTCTGGGGCTCGATGACGGCGGTCGGCGGCCCGCAGACCTACGTCCTCGGCGGCGCCTTCAACTGCGGCAAGGCGCAGCCCGGTCAGATCGCGGCGGTCAGCCACGGCTGCCCGTCGGCGCTGTTCCGCAACGTCAACGTGCTCAACACCCAGCAGGAGGCGGGTCACTGATGACCGCGATGCAGCCCCACGAACTCGTCGAGCTGGCCCTCGGCCTCTCCCGCGCCGACGGCTGCGTGGTGATCGCCGACGAGGAGTCCACCGCCAACCTGCGCTGGGCCGGCAATTCGCTGACCACCAACGGGGTCACCCGCGGCCGCAGCCTCACCGTGATCGCCACCGTGGCCGGCGCCGAGGGCACCGCCTCCGGCGTGGTCTCCCGCGAGGCCGTCACCGCCGAGGACGTCGAGGGCCTGGTCCGGGCCGCCGAGGAGGCCGCCCGCTCGGCCGGCCCGGCCGAGGACGCCCAGCCGCTGGTCGCCGACGTGCCGCCGTCCCCGCACTTCACCCAGCCGCCCGCGGAGACCTCGATCGAGGTGTTCGAAGCCTTCGGCCCGGCCCTCGGCGAGGCCTTCGCCCGCGCCGCCGCCCAGGGCGAGCTGCTCTACGGCTTCGCCCGGCACGAGCTCACCACCAGCTACCTGGGCAGCTCCACCGGCCTGCGGCTGCGCCACGACCAGCCCACCGGCATGGTCGAGATCAACGGCAAGACGGCCGACCTCACCGGCTCGGCCTGGGTCGGCGCCGCCACCCAGGACTTCACCGACATCGACGTCCCGGCCCTGCACGCCGAGCTGACCAAGCGGCTCGGCTGGGGCGCCCGCAGGATCGACCTTCCCGCCGGACGGTACGAGACGCTGCTGCCGCCCTCGGCCGTCGCCGACCTGATGATCAACCTCCACTGGGCCTCCGGCGGCCGGGACGCCCACGAGGGCCGGACGGTCTTCTCCAAGCCCGGCGGCGGCACCCGGCTCGGCGACAAGCTCGCCGGCCTGCCGCTGACGCTGCGCGCCGACCCGCGCGAACCCGGCCTGGAGGCCGCCCCGTTCGTGCTGGCCCACAGCACCGGCGGCGACGTCTCGGTCTTCGACAACGGCACGCCGATCACCGCCACCGACTGGATCCGCGACGGCGTGCTGACCGGGCTGATCACCAGCCGCCACGCGGCAGGCCTCGCCGGCCTGCCGCTGCGCCCCGCGATCGACAACCTGGTGCTGGAGACGGCCGACCAGGAGTCCGCGCCGACCCTGGACGAGATGATCGCCCGCACCGAGCGCGGCCTGCTGCTCACCTGCCTCTGGTACATCCGCGAGGTGGACCCGGCGACGCTGCTGCTCACCGGCCTCACCCGGGACGGCGTCTACCTGGTGGAGAACGGCGAAGTGGTCGGCGCGGTCAACAACTTCCGGTTCAACGAGTCCCCGGTCGACCTGCTCGGCCGGATCACCGAGGCGGGACGCACCGAACGCTGCCTGCCCCGCGAGTGGAGCGACTACTTCACCCGCACCGCGATGCCACCGGTGCGTGTCGCGGACTTCAACATGAGTTCGGTCAGCCAGGCCTCATAGCCGCTGACCAACGGGGGGATACCAAGAACATGACGGACGAGAAGCGGCTGGTCAGGTCGAGCAAGATGCTGTCGCGCATCCTGCGGCACGAGCCGGAGCTGGTGGGGATCACGCTGGACGGCTCCGGCTGGGTGCGGGTCGACGTCCTGCTCGACGCCCTCGCGGCGAAGGGCAGGCCGCTCACCCGGGCCGAGCTCGACCACGTCGTGGCCACCGACGACAAGCGCCGCTTCGGCTACTCGCCGGACGGCCGCTCGATCCGTGCCAACCAGGGCCACACGGTGGCGGTCGACCTCGGTCTGACCGCCACCGCGCCGCCCCACGTGCTCTACCACGGCACCGCCGACCGCCACCTGGCGTCGATCTTCCGCGAGGGCCTGCGCCCGATGGCCCGGCTGGACGTGCACCTCTCGGCGGACACCGAGACCGCCACCCGGGTCGGCGCCCGGCACGGCCGCCCGGTCGTGCTGACCGTGAACGCGGCCGCGATGGCGGCGGCCGGCCACGAGTTCCGGCTCAGCGACAACGGCGTCTGGCTCACCGCCGCCGTGCCCCCGCAGTACCTCTCCCGCCGCTCCTGACCCGACTG from Kitasatospora cathayae includes:
- the serB gene encoding phosphoserine phosphatase SerB; this encodes MNASPLAAEPLPAAQPRTADERTLLVKVFGKDRPGITAGLFATLAGFGVDVIDIEQVVTRGRITLCALVTPPHAPGAEGGLRATVHRWADEQKLQAEILSGIGDNRPRREGRSHVTVLGNPLTASAVSALTSRITAAGGNIDRVFRLAKYPVTAVELAVSGVATEELRAELAQEAAAQRVDVAVVAAGLERRAKRLIVMDVDSTLIQDEVIELFAAHAGCEEQVAEVTAAAMRGELDFAESLRARVALLAGLDASVTEKVRAEVRLTPGARTLIRTLQRLGFQVAVVSGGFTQVTDHLVDLLGLDFAAANTLEVVDGKFTGRVVGEIVDRAGKARWLARFAEQAKVPLEQTVAIGDGANDLDMLNAAGLGVAFNAKPVVREAADTAVNVPFLDTVLYLLGITREEVEAADGLSIE
- a CDS encoding SixA phosphatase family protein, encoding MSADTPRRIIVLRHAKADWPNGVDDHERPLADRGRHQAPDAGRWLADSGINPDFVLCSTALRTRETWKLAAHELPKRPRKTVYEDRIYEASPGEIITVIHETPEEYADLVLVGHNPGVLGLTQVLAGDAGDPDALERLRVGGFPTAAIAVLSFSGSWKGVEPGVAELVSYHTPQD
- a CDS encoding SGM_5486 family transporter-associated protein, which gives rise to MPVLDPNPTDGRKQLGRIALAFGAIVVLVAIIATVAASLG
- a CDS encoding CynX/NimT family MFS transporter, whose product is MPPAADTTTSPRTEARPQTERPSTSAKYPGWLIVLAIAAAAVNLRPVVTSLGPLLDSVRADLGMSSTLAGLLAAVPSLCFALFGFLAPAAARRIGPIAVITAGMGAITAGVLARSFAGGTAVFLLLTALALAGVAVSNVLLPVVIKRYFPEKVGPMIGLYSMALSAGTALAALVSVPLTSALGGDWRYGLGVWAGLGALALVLWLPVLIAKRERGERAGSADAPAKLPITRSRTAWAMAGFFGLQATGAYVVMGFLSKIFQDSGIDKGTSGALLAVTMVIGVPVSFVLPNLAARRGDQRLFVVVLASFGIAGYAGLAFAPAGAPWVWAVLVGLSNCAFPLVLTMIGLRARTAGGVAQLSVFAQGVGYLISIPGPILVGWIYQATGRWYGPLGFLALLLVPQMLLGLRAARARHIEDEAVHPAERVKA
- a CDS encoding FadR/GntR family transcriptional regulator; its protein translation is MALSSPRRTPLSDQVIAQLRAQITSGEWPVGSRIPTEAALVEQLGVARNTVREAVRALAHNGLLDIRQGSGTYVLATSELAGVMHRRFADADQAQVAELRAALETSAAGLAAARRTERDLGLLDAALDRREAAWRSGDAEDFVQADAAFHHAVVAAAHNDVLLAVYSDLGEVTREHLRNDVGPELIAERYIGHDTIRDAIRDGDAQRASVEAGRAIGACATAEA
- the fabI gene encoding enoyl-ACP reductase FabI, yielding MSGILEGKRILITGVLMESSIAFHAAKLAQEQGAEIILTAFPRPSLTERIAKKLPKPVKVLELDVSNPEQLAGIADQVRETLPTLDGIVHSIGFAPQDALGGNFLDTPWESVATAMHVSAYSLKSLTMALLPLMQDGGAVVGLTFDAQFAWPQYDWMGPAKAALEATNRYLARYLGERDIRCNLVSAGPLGSMAAKSIPGFGDLADTWNHRSPLKWDLSDPEPAGRAIVALLSEWFPKTTGEIVHVDGGLHAIGA
- the fabG gene encoding 3-oxoacyl-[acyl-carrier-protein] reductase — encoded protein: MSRSVLVTGGNRGIGLAIAQAFAEAGDKVAITSRSGEVPEALAKFDVLAVRCDVTDAAQVDAAFTEIEQKHGAVEVLVANAGITNDTLLLRMSEEDFTSVVDTNLTGTFRVVKRASKLMMRAKKGRVVLISSVVGLSGSPGQANYAASKAGLVGFARSLARELGPRNITVNVVAPGFVDTDMTAVLSDERRAEIVSGVPLGRYAAPAEVASTVRFLSSDEAAYITGAVIPVDGGLGMGH
- a CDS encoding MBL fold metallo-hydrolase, with product MTKARPGSTHRRGRLLALTTLAAGLGATAWSLRDLPAAFGRRPDGEREERVRNSPQYRDGVFHNAPSTLARADSTPDFDRDTVRRMLFQREGRVPARPVPTVRPAAATGPAAEGVEITWYGHASALVEIEGSRVLLDPIWSDRCSPAAHVGPKRLHPVPVELEELPPVDAVLISHDHYDHLDMATVKRLVRSQSAPFAVPLGIGGHLRRWGVPEHRIIELDWDETCTLGELVLTLTSAHHFSGRGLTRNTTLWGSWVIAGPRRKVFYTGDSGYFEGYARIGEQHGPFDAALVQIGAYDAAWADIHMTPEDAVLAHRDLRAGLLVPVHWCTFNLGLHPWSEPIERLLKEAKVQAVPLAVPRPGERVDVDNPPELDGWWEAVA
- a CDS encoding TldD/PmbA family protein codes for the protein MPPIPPADRAGAEPARAVDPLFLALPLRTLADAALSRARELGATHADFRLERVRSAAWRLRDARPAGTSDGVQLGFAVRVLLDGAWGFAAGVDLTPEAVAKVAAQAAAVARLSGGISRAAGSTERVELADEPVHRDVTWVSAYEVNPFDVPDAEKSALLAERSSRLLAAQGVSHVRAALLTVQENKFYADTAGTMTTQQRIRLHSELEATSVDERTGAFDSMTTLAPPVGRGYEYLTGTGWDWDAELAELPVLLAEKMKAPSVKPGRYDLVIDPSNLWLTIHESIGHATELDRALGYEAAYAGTSFATFDQLGTLRYGSDLMHVTGDRTAEHGLSTIGYDDEGVATQSWDLIRDGVLVGYQLDRSMAKLKGFERSNGCAFADSPAHVPVQRMANVSLQPAADGPDTEGLFAGVENGLYIVGDRSWSIDMQRYNFQFTGQRAYAIKNGELAGQVRDFAYQATTTDFWGSMTAVGGPQTYVLGGAFNCGKAQPGQIAAVSHGCPSALFRNVNVLNTQQEAGH
- a CDS encoding metallopeptidase TldD-related protein, with product MTAMQPHELVELALGLSRADGCVVIADEESTANLRWAGNSLTTNGVTRGRSLTVIATVAGAEGTASGVVSREAVTAEDVEGLVRAAEEAARSAGPAEDAQPLVADVPPSPHFTQPPAETSIEVFEAFGPALGEAFARAAAQGELLYGFARHELTTSYLGSSTGLRLRHDQPTGMVEINGKTADLTGSAWVGAATQDFTDIDVPALHAELTKRLGWGARRIDLPAGRYETLLPPSAVADLMINLHWASGGRDAHEGRTVFSKPGGGTRLGDKLAGLPLTLRADPREPGLEAAPFVLAHSTGGDVSVFDNGTPITATDWIRDGVLTGLITSRHAAGLAGLPLRPAIDNLVLETADQESAPTLDEMIARTERGLLLTCLWYIREVDPATLLLTGLTRDGVYLVENGEVVGAVNNFRFNESPVDLLGRITEAGRTERCLPREWSDYFTRTAMPPVRVADFNMSSVSQAS
- a CDS encoding RNA 2'-phosphotransferase, translated to MTDEKRLVRSSKMLSRILRHEPELVGITLDGSGWVRVDVLLDALAAKGRPLTRAELDHVVATDDKRRFGYSPDGRSIRANQGHTVAVDLGLTATAPPHVLYHGTADRHLASIFREGLRPMARLDVHLSADTETATRVGARHGRPVVLTVNAAAMAAAGHEFRLSDNGVWLTAAVPPQYLSRRS